The genomic interval ACAAGATTGTGTCCAATCTTCTTGCTCGCCGCCGCCTGCAATCACAATGTCTTGCTTACCCAATTGAATCAGCTCCATGGCATGACCCACACAATGCGTTGAAGTCGCACAAGCTGAGGCAATAGAGTAGCTAACCCCGCCAATCTTTAACCCCGTTGCAACACTGGCTGATACCGTACTTGCCATGGTTTTTGGCACTGCCATCGCGCCGACACCGCGCAAGCCTTTTTCGCGCATTGCATCGACCGCTGCCGCCACATCGGCACTCGATGCCCCACCTGAACCTGCTACCACGCCGATATTGGTGTTGTGAGCAATATCTGCTAATGACAATCCAGCTTGCTCGATTGCTTGTAGCGCACTTAGATAGGCGTATAGACTGGCTTTTGACAAGAACCGTTTAAGTTTGCGATCGATATGTGAGGTATCTAGACTATCGTCATCAATACTACCTGAGACACAGGCTTTAAAGCCTTTTTGTTGATAAATTGGATTAAATACCAAGCCCGATTTGCCTTGCTGTAGCGACTCGCTGACTGTGGCTAAGTCATTACCAATACACGAGATAAGTCCTGCCCCTGTGATTACAACGCGCTGCATATACCATTCCTTTTGGTTTAATCAATTGATGATAAATATCACGCTATTGTACCCCGCTGGATTTCACCTGCCTAGTTTTTCCCCAAAAATGTTACAAAATATTTCTTAGACCATAGCTATTGATCACAGCTACTTTTAGTTTTCTTGTCTTAATCCAACCTAACCCAATCTAGCTACAAGAAAAACCCTCAAACAAATTGGCAAAAGATATCATTGTGTAACGTCTCTTTACGCATTAAAGTTGAAAAGTGCGGTCACTTTCTTTACGCTGTTTTACTACAACAGTATTTTCTAAACAAAAGCATCATATCAAGGATAACTCTCATGTCAGCTTCTACTTCTATTAGCCGCCGTGTCTTTGAAGCCCTAGGTCACAAATTAGCACAACTGAGCGCAAAAGACACAATACAAACCAAACCCCTAGCAGATATTGATTTTGATAGCCTTCAACAAGCCTTATCAAACGATAAAAATGCGTTTCATGAGCATATTCCCAAACTATCAAAAAAATTACTCGGTAAAACCCCATTTGGCAGCTATAGCAAAATGGCGACCTCACTAATCCCCAAGGCAAGTTTTGATAAAGCAACGGATGCGGTTTTTTCCCAAGTCGGTAAACTGTCGCAAAATTGGGCTAATTTTGATTTGGCGCGTGATGCGCGTTTTAAAGACACTTTGGTTGCTAGTGAACGACAAGCCCTAGCCCGTAGTATTGGCGATCAAAACCGTGCTTTAGCTGCCCTAGGTGGCCTTAGTAACTTGGCAGGTTTACCCGGTATTTTGGTAGATACAATGTGGTTGTTGGCGGTGTGTTTACGGACGATTTTCCAAATCGGTGCAATTTATAACCGTCCGTTGACAGGACAACAAGGTATCGCCATCGCTTATGAAATTTTAGCTAAAGTGGATCTCAATAAACTGCAAGAAAAGCAAACTTTGCTCGCAGGCTTGGGTATATTTGAAGCAATGACCGACCAGTCGATTGAAGAATATAGAGCGGCAGTACTTGCCGAAGAAGACAGCCAATCAGCGATGGGGATATTAACCAAACTAGAAGAACTATCGACGCAGTTTAATATTAACATTGAGCAGTTTAATTTCGGTTTTTTACATAAAGTCATTCCACTCACTGCGGTTGGCTTAGGTACGGCTTACAACAATATTATTATCAATGAAGTGATTGAAATTGCGATGTCGGTATTTGCCCCCGCGCCAAAGTTGACGCATATGACTGAAGAATAACAATAAATAATAACTGCGCTAGAGCTAATGCGTTGACTTTTAACCGATAAGTTTCTTAAGGTTTTCAAAGTTAACGCATTGGTTCTTTTAGTTTTAGTCTTTTTTATTTTAGTCTATTGTAATGTGATTTACAGTGTTTTTGATACCCTGTGCTTGATAAGCACGATGTTTGATAATTTACCTTCCCCGACTTGTCTCAAATTTCTCTAACAATCACCATCTGCATCATCCATTTGCCTTATTTGGGTAATTTTTTAGTTGATAAAACCAACAAAAATCTCTATAATACGCTGTCCTAAAAATAGCTTATTAGCGGTTTTTAGAGATTTTTTGACAACAAACGGGAGAGAGTGCCTTATGGCAACTACAAATCAATTAATTCGTAAAGGTCGCAATACCATTACTGAAAAATCAAAAGTGCCAGCATTAAAAGCTTGCCCACAACGCCGTGGCGTGTGTACCCGTGTATACACTACCACACCAAAAAAACCAAACTCAGCGATGCGTAAAGTATGCCGTGTACGTTTGACGTCAGGTTTTGAAGTATCAAGCTACATCGGTGGTGAAGGTCACAACCTACAAGAGCACAGTGTTGTACTTATCCGTGGTGGTCGTGTAAAAGACTTACCAGGTGTTCGTTACCATACAGTTCGTGGCGCACTTGACTGTGCCGGCGTAAAAGATCGTAAACAAGGCCGCTCAAAATACGGCGCAAAACGTCCTAAAGCATAATTTTAGCCGTTTTTTACCCCAATTTTTTAACATTGTTTGCATAGTTAATTATAGTTTTACAATACTATGCAGTAAGGCTGGTGAAAAGCAACCGCTTAGCTACCAGACTACCCTGAATACACAAGGAAATTATCATGCCTAGACGTCGTGTCATCGCTGCCCGTGAAATTCTACCAGATCCTAAATTTGGTAGCAAAACACTTGCTAAATTCATCAACCATGTGATGGTTGACGGTAAAAAATCAGTTGCAGAATCAATCGTATACGGTGCATTAGACCGTGTTTTACAAAAAAACTCGGGCATTGACCCTGTACAATTTTTTGAAGATACGTTAGAAAGAGTTCGCCCAATGGTGGAAGTAAAAGCTCGCCGTGTGGGTGGTGCTACCTACCAAGTTCCTATGGAAGTACGTCCCTCCCGTCGTACTGCATTAGCAATGCGTTGGTTAGTTGATGCGGCTGCAAAACGTTCTGAAAAATCTATGGCTTTACGCTTAGCAGGTGAATTGCTAGACGCGGCTGATGGCAAAGGTAATGCACTGAAAAAACGTGACGAAGTTCACCGTATGGCTGACGCAAACAAAGCGTTCTCACACTATCGTTTCTAATTGATACTGATTGCTATCACCTAGATAGCAATTAGCTTATAATAAGATAGATGATATTGGGTGACTTGAAGTTTGCAAATTCAGCCCAATATTTCATATTGAAAAAGAAGCTTGTCATGCATTTGTCATGGCAAGCTCTTATCATACAGCACTTATGTCAAGAGTAAGGCTTTCTTTTATCTAGTTGGTTGTCGATCTTTCAATCAAACGTTAAAACTAATTATTATTCATTTTAAGACATAACTGTTTATTGATAATGGAATAATTTTAATCTTTAGTCCTTAGGAATTAACTATGGCACGTACAACACCCTTGAATCGCTACCGTAATATCGGTATCTCTGCACACATTGATGCGGGTAAAACGACAACAACAGAACGTATTTTGTTTTATACAGGTAAAAACCATAAGCTAGGTGAAGTGCATGAAGGTGCTGCAACCATGGACTGGATGGAACAAGAACAAGAGCGCGGTATTACCATTACCTCAGCGGCAACCACTTGTTTCTGGTCAGGTATGGCTCATCAATACCCAGAACATCGTATTAACATCATTGACACCCCCGGTCACGTTGACTTCACCATTGAAGTAGAACGTTCAATGCGTGTACTTGATGGTGCATGTATGGTTTATTGTGCGGTTGGTGGTGTACAGCCTCAGTCAGAAACCGTATGGCGTCAAGCGAACAAATACAAAGTACCGCGTCTTGCGTTCGTCAATAAAATGGACCGTACAGGGGCAAACTTCTTCCGCGTTGTTGAGCAAGTAAAACAACGTCTTGGCGGTAACCCAGTCCCTGTGGTTGTGCCAATCGGTGCGGAAGATACTTTTGAAGGGGTGGTTGACCTTTTAGAGATGAAAGCCATTATTTGGGATGTTGCTTCTCAAGGTATGAAATTTGACTATGCTGAAATCCCTGCTGACCTAGCTGACACTGTTGAAGAATGGCGTAGCAACATGGTTGAAGCAGCCGCTGAATCTTCAGAAGAGTTGATGGATAAATACCTAGAAGAAGGTGATTTATCACGTGAAGATATCGTAGCAGGTTTACGTGCACGTACCCTAGCCGGCGAAATTCAGCCAATGCTTTGTGGTACTGCGTTCAAAAACAAAGGCGTACAACGTATGCTTGACGCGGTTATCGACTTTTTACCAGCACCCAATGACGTTGATGCGATCAAAGGTGTGCTAGATGACAAAGCTGAAACTGAAGCGACGCGTGAGTCATCTGATGATGCACCATTTGCCGGTCTTGCGTTCAAAATCATGAATGACAAATACGTGGGTAACTTAACTTTCGTCCGTGTTTATTCAGGTGTTGCTAAACAAGGTGACTCTGTTTATAACCCAGTGAAAATGAAACGTGAGCGTATTGGTCGTATCGTTGAGATGCACGCTAACTCACAAAAAGAAGTGGATGAAGTTCGCGCAGGTGACATCGTTGCATTTGTAGGTCTAAAAGATGTAACAACAGGTGATACCCTATGTGACGAAAACAATATCATTACGCTTGAGCGCATGGAATTCCCAGATCCTGTTATTTCATTGGCAGTTGAACCAAAAACTAAAGCTGACCAAGAAAAAATGTCAATCGCCCTTAACCGTTTGGCAAAAGAAGACCCTTCATTCCGTGTTCATACCGATGAAGAATCTGGTCAGACTATCATCAGCGGTATGGGTGAGCTTCACTTAGAAATTCTTGTTGACCGTATGAAACGTGAGTTTAGCGTTGAAGCCAACGTGGGTGCACCACAAGTAGCTTACCGTGAAACGATTCGTAGCACCGTTGAGCAAGAAGGTAAATTCGTACGCCAAACGGGTGGTCGTGGTAAATTCGGTCATGTATGGTTACGTCTTGAGCCACTTGATACGGCTGACGGCAAAGAATATGAATTTGTTGAAGAAGTTGTTGGTGGTGTGGTACCAAAAGAGTACTTTGGTGCGGTAGACAAAGGTATTCAAGAACGTATGAAAAATGGTGTTCTTGCAGGTTACCCAGTCGTTGGTATTAAAGCAACACTGTATGATGGTTCATACCATGACGTTGACTCAGATGAGTTGTCGTTCAAAATGGCAGGTTCTATGGCCTTCCGTAAAGGCTTTATGAATGCAAACCCTGTTCTACTTGAGCCAGTTATGAAAGTAGAAGTTGAGACACCGGAAGACTACATGGGTGATATCATGGGTGACTTAAACCGTCGCCGTGGTATGGTGCAAGGTATGGATGATATGTTTGGCGGCGTTAAACAAATCCGTGCTGAAGTCCCACTAGCCGAGATGTTTGGTTATGCAACCCAATTACGTTCAATGTCTCAAGGTCGTGCAACCTACTCAATGGAATTTGCAAAATACGCTGAGACACCACGTAACGTTGCTGATGAAATCATCAAAAAATTCACTCATAAAGGTGATGACGAATAAGTTTGATTGGCAATTTGGTGGTTAAACCCACTCAAATTCTTCAATCCTATTCGACACTGTTAAAATTATAAGTTAGCCAATTTGACCTGTTAAATTTAATGGGTCAAATTTTCATAACCTATAAGCGTTGATAATAAAGTAAATGACCTAAGACATTGGGTTAATATTAACAAAAGAGGATTAAATTATGGCAAAGGCCAAGTTTGAACGTACTAAACCACACGTTAACGTAGGCACCATTGGACACGTTGACCATGGTAAAACAACCCTAACAGCTGCGATTGCAACCGTAGCAGCAAAACACAACGGTGGTGAAGCCAAAGACTACGCGTCAATTGACTCAGCCCCTGAAGAAAAAGCCCGTGGTATCACCATCAACACCTCACACATTGAATATGACACCCAAGCACGTCACTACGCACACGTAGACTGTCCTGGCCATGCTGACTATGTTAAAAACATGATCACTGGTGCAGCACAGATGGACGGCGCTATCTTAGTTGTATCAGCCACTGACGGCCCAATGCCACAAACCCGTGAACACATCCTACTATCACGCCAAGTAGGTGTACCATACATCATGGTATTCATGAACAAATGTGACATGGTTGATGACGAAGAACTACTAGAACTTGTCGAAATGGAAGTACGCGAACTACTATCAAGCTACGACTTCCCTGGCGATGACACCCCAATCATCAAAGGTTCTGCCCTAGAAGCCCTAAACGGCGGCGAAGGCAAATACGGTGAACCAGCCGTACTAGAACTACTTGACACCCTAGACAGCTACATCCCAGAACCAGAACGTGCGATTGACAAACCATTCTTGATGCCAATCGAAGACGTATTCTCAATCTCTGGTCGTGGTACAGTCGTAACCGGTCGTGTAGAATCAGGCATCATCAAAGTTGGTGAAGAAATTGAAATCGTTGGTATCAAACCAACCACCAAAACCACCTGTACTGGCGTTGAAATGTTCCGTAAACTGCTAGACGAAGGTCGTGCAGGCGAGAACTGTGGTGTACTACTACGTGGTACCAAACGTGAAGACGTACAACGTGGTCAAGTATTGGCTAAACCAGGTTCAATCAAACCACACACCAAATTTGACGCAGAAGTATATGTACTATCAAAAGAAGAAGGTGGTCGTCACACCCCATTCCTAAATGGTTACCGTCCACAATTCTACTTCCGTACCACTGACGTAACTGGCGCAATCCAATTACCAGAAGGTACAGAGATGGTAATGCCTGGCGATAACGTTGAAATGAACGTAGAGCTAATCCACCCAATCGCAATGGACCAAGGCTTACGCTTTGCAATCCGTGAAGGTGGCCGTACTGTAGGTGCGGGTGTTGTTGCTAAAGTTAACGACTAATCGTTAGTAAGCACATAAAAGAGTCACTTCGGTGGCTCTTTTTTTATGCCTACGCTTTTATTAACCGGTTAATTTGCCACTAAAATTTACTTTTGGTTAATATTGGTTTATTGGTTTAAGTGGTTTTAGACAATAAAAAAGCCAAGCGTTATGCTTGGCTAAATAATATACCGCTAAATACTAGTGTAGAGCGCTGATATAGTCAGACAATACTTTAATGTCATTGTCTGATAATTTTGATGCCACGATTTGCATCATGCCTTTATCGCCTTTTTTAGACGCATCATTCATACGCGTTTGTGATGGGTCGGTCACATCGTCTTCACGACCTGCCGCACGAAATAGTTTTAATTGGGTTGCGATATAAGCTGAATGTTGACCCCCAATACGTGGGAAAGCGGCTAAATCGTTGCCATTGGCTTTACCACCGTGACAGCCTGCACAAGGAATCACACCGCGTTTGCTATTACCACCATAATACAATTTTTGCGCTGTTGCTGCGTAAGCAGGATTGGCATAACCTACCCCCCAACGTGGTTGGCTTGCATAATAACCTGCCACATTCGCCATGTCTTGGTCATTTAATTTTGCCACTTGCGCTGACATGATAGGGTTGACACGCGCGCCTGATTTGAATTCGGTTAGCTGTTTATAGAGATACTTAACATTTTGTCCGCCAAGGTTAGGCTGTGCAGGAACAGTGCTAACGCCATTGACGCCATGACAAGCACCACAAACTGATTCAGCCATAACCTTACCTTTGGCAATGTCATATTTTGGTACGGTAACAGCTGCAGAACCGCTTACGCTGGCAATTAAAAGGCTTGCGGCAGTGAGTATTTTTTTCATCGGTAACAATTCCTACTAAAGCGTGTTGGTTATGACTCACAATGAGCTAGCGACAAAGGCATTACTTACAATATCAAAGCAACACCCAGTTATCATCATACATATTTATTGCTTTAACACGGGTGAATGTATCTACTAAGTTACAATATTATAGCAAGACAACCATGCGCTTGTCTGCAAAATTTGTAGGCTACCCCACTAATAATGAACACTAATCATGTGGCTAATACGACATTTAAGTTAGCTAAATGATTTTAAAACACCGAGGGTTTTGTCGATTACAGTGATGGTGATGATTAAAACCATAATCGAATAATTGATATGGCTGATTATTATGCCATAACTCGATAATCATGTAAAAGTCATTTGCAGGTTGACAAGTGGGTTTCACTACAAAAAATATCTCACAGAACAGCGGTAGCAATTGCTCAAAATTTTGGGTTATGGGTATTTGCTGATACAATAGCGCTTTAACATTAAGATTATGTGCTAATGATGGATTCTACTAACACCTTTGCGCCAACTGCGATTACTGACGATAGTGATGCGGCAAAACGCTGGTTGCATCAAACCCAATTTATGCTGTCTGCCCCTACCTTTAAACTGTGTCCTGCCGATACGGGTCGCGAAGTTGCTTTTGCTGGCCGCTCAAATGCTGGTAAGTCCTCTTGCATTAATGCATTGACCCAGCAGCGCCAGTTAGCCCGTTCCTCCAAAACCCCAGGTCGCACCCAAATGATTAACTTTTTTAATATGGGCAATTTGGATCAGCGGTTGGTGGATTTGCCGGGGTATGGCTATGCCGCCGTGCCCGAGGCGATGAAAAAAGAATGGCAGTCAGAGCTGGAAAAATACCTAATTTCGCGTAAAAGCCTCGCCGGTTTAGTGCTGCTCACAGACATTCGCCATCCACTAAAATTCTTTGATGAGCAAATGCTACACTGGGCAAAAGACGGTGAGCTTGAGGTTCATGTGCTATTAACCAAAGCCGATAAGCTCAAATACGGCGCTGCCAAAAACACGCTGCAGCAAACCCGCAATCAGCTTAATAAATTAAAATTGCCGTTTAGTATTCAATTATTTTCTGCCCAAGATAGAATTGGGCTCGAAGAACTGTCATTAAAACTTGGCAATTGGTTGGCACTACCCGAGCAGGATGAGCCAACGGATAATGAATCTACGTTAGCCGTCTAATGGTTAAGAGGGTTTAAACTGATTGGCATCTTGCACTTGGTTGATTTGCTGATTCAGCAGTGCCAGCAAAGATTGGTTACTAGGTAGCTGCTTTGCTAACGATTTGGCTTGGGTCAGTGATGTCACCGCGTCTTTTAGCTCATTGCGCCATAACTCGCCATACGCGCGATAGCGTAACGTATTGATGCGATAAATCAGTTGCTCATCGCCGCTACGATGTTTTGCGAGTAGTTGACTGGCTTGCTGCAATCGATCCCACAGCATGACGTCACGGGGATTTTGCTTGGATAAGGGTTGAAGTAGCGCTAATACTTGTTGACCACTTTCTGCAGTAGGACGATATTTTAAATAAATATCACTCAGATAGCGTGGCACATCTGTGCGCTCAGGATACACAGAGGCGAGTTGCTGCAATTTAGCGATTGCCACATCAACATTGCCTTGCTGCGCCGCTAACTGACTAAATGTCACGACTGCCAGCGGATTGGCGAGCGTGTTGATGTCCTTATCAAAATCCTGCATTAAACTTTGTGCTGCTTTGGGTTGTCCGTTATCGAGATAATAATTAATCAGCGCAAGCTTGGCACCTTTACTGGTTTTCGCCCCTTGTTCCAAATCGGCTTTATTGACTAGATAGCCATAGTAGCGAGCACGCCACTGGATTTGTTCAAACAGTTGCGCACGCTGCTGTTGAATAGATTGATAACGGTTTGATGCCATATTGGCCTGGCTATCACGCTTATAAGTTGCGACTCGTGCCCTTGCTTCACTGATTCTATCTGCGGTGAGCGGATGGCTTAAAATAAAACTGGGAATCAAGGTGTTGCTTTTGACAGGGTTTTGTTGGTCTAGGGTAGCAAAGAAACTGGGCATGGCATTGACATCATAGCCCGCCTGGTTCATGATTTGCATGCCAATACGGTCGGCTTCTCGCTCTTGCCCACGGCTATAAGAGGCAGCAGCGTTGGCAGATATCGCCTGAGAGCCTAGCATGACAGCGGCAGCGGCATCACCATCCCCGACTTTGGATGCTGCAACACCCGCCAAAAGACCACCTGCCTGCATCAGTAGCTGTTTGGTCTTTTCATCATTGCGATGTTGATAATGGCGCTGGCTGACATGAGCAATCTCATGCGCGACGACGCTCACTATTTCATCCAAACTTTTAGCTTTATCCAACAAACCGACATTGATGCCGATAAGCCCAGACGGTACCGCAAAGGCATTGATTTGCTTGTCATTGATAATCACCAGCCCCATGGGTGCGTTGAGACCTGCCACCGCATTGATTTGCCACACAATTTGTTCAAGCGATTGCTGCAACCAAGGGTCTTTTATCAGCGCTGCATTGCCGTTGATTTGTCGAAACGCCCACTCACCGACTTGACGATTTTGCTCGGTATCGATGAGCGCTTGTCCATTGTCCATAGAGGCTAATTGACCATTGACTTGGGTAGGCTCAGCACTTGCAATCATGGCTGAATTAAAAGCGGGCACACTTTGATAGGAAAAGTTATCGACAGCAAGCACGCCCGTTGATAGGGTACTTAATACAGCAACTACGGGCGTTTTTCTAAATAAATAACTAGCAGATAAATAACTAGCAAGTGGATTGATGGGCATGCGCGACCTTTGACAGCGAATTAGCTTAGAATGATGTTTTAAAAAATGGTGTTTAAAAAAAGATAAATGCTAAATAATACTGCTCAATATACAAATTTCAGCAGCTTTAAAAAGCCAAATTTTGTAATGATATCTTGCTACAATCTACCGACTACTGAATGCAGGATAAAGGTTAAATTTTCAAAAATATAATACTAACTTTGATTTATCTCAATCGTCTACACTTGTAATTTAGCCTATAATAACCATCTAACACACTTTGAATTTTCCAGTAGCGATTTTATTACCATGACGGATTCTTCTCAGATTACGCTAAATCCTGCCTTACTATCGGATGGCGCCTTTTGCCAAGATTGGGGATTGTTTCGCTCAGGCGAACATAACGATATCCACATCAATGCTCAAATTGAGCACTATGTAGATGGTAAAGGACTCGCCTGCCCGATGCCGCTACTTAAACTTAAAATGGCACTAAAAAAAACCGCGTTGGGTCATGCGGTGTATGTGACTGCAACCGACCCCAATAGCAAGCGTGACATCGCAGCTTTTTGTCAGCATGCCGGATATACTCTGGTGCAACAGACATCAATCACACCGTCTGAAAATACAACAGACACAATCTTTCACTCGATCATAACCAAAAATTGCTAAACGCCTCTTACAAAAAAGCTGGCTTTAAGGCATACTAAATAACAGAAATTAAAGGACAATTGACAGGCTATTTCATGGCTACAAAGACCAAAACAACGACAATAAAAAAGACTGCCAACGCAAAAAAATCGACCAAGCTTGATGATAAGCTCAATGGCGATCCACACGCTGCATTTGATGACATCGACGATGACGAACTCGATGAATTTGACGAGCCAGACTTTGATAGCTTAGGTGACGACGATATTGACCTTGCACAGCTCCCTGATAGTTATGATGACTATGATGAGTTGGTGGACGAGGCTGATGACGACTATGACGATGAGTTTGCTGAAAAACCACGAAAAACTGTATCGCGACCCCGTCAAAAGAAAGCCATGACCAATGCCCTTGTTCCTACCATGCCGACTGCGTTATCTGCCCCTGGGGTGAATTTAGGCGCGTATATCAACGCGGTTCATCAAATTCCTATTTTGACGGCAGAGCAAGAGCAGGAGCTAGCGCATCGCTATACCGACGAAGGGGATGTAGAAGCAGCACGGCTGCTGGTTATGTCGCATCTGCGATTTGTGATTCACATTGCGCGCAGTTACTCTGGCTATGGCTTGCCACAAGGCGACTTGATTCAAGAAGGCAACGTCGGCTTGATGAAAGCGGTGAAACGTTTTGACCCAAATAAAGGCGTGCGTTTGGTGTCTTTTGCCGTGCACTGGATTAAAGCTGAAATCCATGAGTTTGTGATTCGCAACTGGCGTATCGTCAAAGTCGCGACCACCAAAGCGCACCGCAAGCTGTTTTTTAACTTGCGCTCACTGAAAAAAACCAACAACCAGTTAACGCTCGAAGAAGCCGAAGCGATTGCCAAAGACTTAAATGTTACCGTCAAACAAGTGTTAGAGATGGAAAGTCGTCTGACTTCTTATGA from Moraxella osloensis carries:
- the fusA gene encoding elongation factor G; translated protein: MARTTPLNRYRNIGISAHIDAGKTTTTERILFYTGKNHKLGEVHEGAATMDWMEQEQERGITITSAATTCFWSGMAHQYPEHRINIIDTPGHVDFTIEVERSMRVLDGACMVYCAVGGVQPQSETVWRQANKYKVPRLAFVNKMDRTGANFFRVVEQVKQRLGGNPVPVVVPIGAEDTFEGVVDLLEMKAIIWDVASQGMKFDYAEIPADLADTVEEWRSNMVEAAAESSEELMDKYLEEGDLSREDIVAGLRARTLAGEIQPMLCGTAFKNKGVQRMLDAVIDFLPAPNDVDAIKGVLDDKAETEATRESSDDAPFAGLAFKIMNDKYVGNLTFVRVYSGVAKQGDSVYNPVKMKRERIGRIVEMHANSQKEVDEVRAGDIVAFVGLKDVTTGDTLCDENNIITLERMEFPDPVISLAVEPKTKADQEKMSIALNRLAKEDPSFRVHTDEESGQTIISGMGELHLEILVDRMKREFSVEANVGAPQVAYRETIRSTVEQEGKFVRQTGGRGKFGHVWLRLEPLDTADGKEYEFVEEVVGGVVPKEYFGAVDKGIQERMKNGVLAGYPVVGIKATLYDGSYHDVDSDELSFKMAGSMAFRKGFMNANPVLLEPVMKVEVETPEDYMGDIMGDLNRRRGMVQGMDDMFGGVKQIRAEVPLAEMFGYATQLRSMSQGRATYSMEFAKYAETPRNVADEIIKKFTHKGDDE
- a CDS encoding EcsC family protein, encoding MSASTSISRRVFEALGHKLAQLSAKDTIQTKPLADIDFDSLQQALSNDKNAFHEHIPKLSKKLLGKTPFGSYSKMATSLIPKASFDKATDAVFSQVGKLSQNWANFDLARDARFKDTLVASERQALARSIGDQNRALAALGGLSNLAGLPGILVDTMWLLAVCLRTIFQIGAIYNRPLTGQQGIAIAYEILAKVDLNKLQEKQTLLAGLGIFEAMTDQSIEEYRAAVLAEEDSQSAMGILTKLEELSTQFNINIEQFNFGFLHKVIPLTAVGLGTAYNNIIINEVIEIAMSVFAPAPKLTHMTEE
- the rpoH gene encoding RNA polymerase sigma factor RpoH, which produces MATKTKTTTIKKTANAKKSTKLDDKLNGDPHAAFDDIDDDELDEFDEPDFDSLGDDDIDLAQLPDSYDDYDELVDEADDDYDDEFAEKPRKTVSRPRQKKAMTNALVPTMPTALSAPGVNLGAYINAVHQIPILTAEQEQELAHRYTDEGDVEAARLLVMSHLRFVIHIARSYSGYGLPQGDLIQEGNVGLMKAVKRFDPNKGVRLVSFAVHWIKAEIHEFVIRNWRIVKVATTKAHRKLFFNLRSLKKTNNQLTLEEAEAIAKDLNVTVKQVLEMESRLTSYDASFEAQSDDEDEGRYAPQYFLEDAADPADMVEDADWEENNNSALMEAMEDLDDRSRDIVQQRWLNEQKATLHELAAEYNISAERVRQIEKNAMDKIKEAMLANTHLQLD
- the rpsG gene encoding 30S ribosomal protein S7 — encoded protein: MPRRRVIAAREILPDPKFGSKTLAKFINHVMVDGKKSVAESIVYGALDRVLQKNSGIDPVQFFEDTLERVRPMVEVKARRVGGATYQVPMEVRPSRRTALAMRWLVDAAAKRSEKSMALRLAGELLDAADGKGNALKKRDEVHRMADANKAFSHYRF
- the tuf gene encoding elongation factor Tu produces the protein MAKAKFERTKPHVNVGTIGHVDHGKTTLTAAIATVAAKHNGGEAKDYASIDSAPEEKARGITINTSHIEYDTQARHYAHVDCPGHADYVKNMITGAAQMDGAILVVSATDGPMPQTREHILLSRQVGVPYIMVFMNKCDMVDDEELLELVEMEVRELLSSYDFPGDDTPIIKGSALEALNGGEGKYGEPAVLELLDTLDSYIPEPERAIDKPFLMPIEDVFSISGRGTVVTGRVESGIIKVGEEIEIVGIKPTTKTTCTGVEMFRKLLDEGRAGENCGVLLRGTKREDVQRGQVLAKPGSIKPHTKFDAEVYVLSKEEGGRHTPFLNGYRPQFYFRTTDVTGAIQLPEGTEMVMPGDNVEMNVELIHPIAMDQGLRFAIREGGRTVGAGVVAKVND
- a CDS encoding c-type cytochrome, with translation MKKILTAASLLIASVSGSAAVTVPKYDIAKGKVMAESVCGACHGVNGVSTVPAQPNLGGQNVKYLYKQLTEFKSGARVNPIMSAQVAKLNDQDMANVAGYYASQPRWGVGYANPAYAATAQKLYYGGNSKRGVIPCAGCHGGKANGNDLAAFPRIGGQHSAYIATQLKLFRAAGREDDVTDPSQTRMNDASKKGDKGMMQIVASKLSDNDIKVLSDYISALH
- a CDS encoding sulfurtransferase TusA family protein, coding for MTDSSQITLNPALLSDGAFCQDWGLFRSGEHNDIHINAQIEHYVDGKGLACPMPLLKLKMALKKTALGHAVYVTATDPNSKRDIAAFCQHAGYTLVQQTSITPSENTTDTIFHSIITKNC
- the rpsL gene encoding 30S ribosomal protein S12; its protein translation is MATTNQLIRKGRNTITEKSKVPALKACPQRRGVCTRVYTTTPKKPNSAMRKVCRVRLTSGFEVSSYIGGEGHNLQEHSVVLIRGGRVKDLPGVRYHTVRGALDCAGVKDRKQGRSKYGAKRPKA
- a CDS encoding M48 family metalloprotease, translated to MPINPLASYLSASYLFRKTPVVAVLSTLSTGVLAVDNFSYQSVPAFNSAMIASAEPTQVNGQLASMDNGQALIDTEQNRQVGEWAFRQINGNAALIKDPWLQQSLEQIVWQINAVAGLNAPMGLVIINDKQINAFAVPSGLIGINVGLLDKAKSLDEIVSVVAHEIAHVSQRHYQHRNDEKTKQLLMQAGGLLAGVAASKVGDGDAAAAVMLGSQAISANAAASYSRGQEREADRIGMQIMNQAGYDVNAMPSFFATLDQQNPVKSNTLIPSFILSHPLTADRISEARARVATYKRDSQANMASNRYQSIQQQRAQLFEQIQWRARYYGYLVNKADLEQGAKTSKGAKLALINYYLDNGQPKAAQSLMQDFDKDINTLANPLAVVTFSQLAAQQGNVDVAIAKLQQLASVYPERTDVPRYLSDIYLKYRPTAESGQQVLALLQPLSKQNPRDVMLWDRLQQASQLLAKHRSGDEQLIYRINTLRYRAYGELWRNELKDAVTSLTQAKSLAKQLPSNQSLLALLNQQINQVQDANQFKPS
- the yihA gene encoding ribosome biogenesis GTP-binding protein YihA/YsxC, whose protein sequence is MMDSTNTFAPTAITDDSDAAKRWLHQTQFMLSAPTFKLCPADTGREVAFAGRSNAGKSSCINALTQQRQLARSSKTPGRTQMINFFNMGNLDQRLVDLPGYGYAAVPEAMKKEWQSELEKYLISRKSLAGLVLLTDIRHPLKFFDEQMLHWAKDGELEVHVLLTKADKLKYGAAKNTLQQTRNQLNKLKLPFSIQLFSAQDRIGLEELSLKLGNWLALPEQDEPTDNESTLAV